GCCGCGATCGCGGTGAGCTGGCCGTGGTGTGCCCGCGCAACGCGTCGCCTCGGGTGTAGGCGGTGCTTCAATGGGGCCGCCGCTCGAGGGCGGCGGAGAGGTTCGCCCCTCGGAGATGCCCGCGATCGTGCCGGCGCTTCAATGGGGCCGCCGCTCGAGGGCGGCGGAGAGCCGAGCCTCGACGACACCGAGGACGCACTTCGCGCTTCAATGGGGCCGCCGCTCGAGGGCGGCGGAGAGCTACTACCGACGGGTCATCGATGCGCAGAACCACATGCTTCAATGGGGCCGCCTGAGCCTCCCCGATTTCGTGGACACCCATCATCCCCCAAACTCCGTCATGATGAACGAGGTGTCCATGAGCCCCAAGAAGCAGAAGCGCCCGCGGCGCAATTTCACGCCCGAGTTCAAGGCCGAGGCGGTGCGCATCGTGCGCACCTCGGGCAAGAGCGTGCACGTGGTCGCGCGCGAGCTCGACCTGACCGAGACCTGCCTGCGGGCCTGGGTGCAACAGGCCCAGGTCGACGCGAAGAAGGACCCACAGGGAGCCCTGACCACCGACGAGCGCGCCGAGCTGGTGCGGCTGCGGCGTGAGCTACGCACGGTCGAGATGGAACGCGACTTCCTAAAAAAAGCGGCGGCGTACTTCGCGAAGGGGCAGTCGTGAAGTGTGCAG
This window of the Myxococcales bacterium genome carries:
- a CDS encoding transposase — encoded protein: MSMSPKKQKRPRRNFTPEFKAEAVRIVRTSGKSVHVVARELDLTETCLRAWVQQAQVDAKKDPQGALTTDERAELVRLRRELRTVEMERDFLKKAAAYFAKGQS